Proteins encoded by one window of Manihot esculenta cultivar AM560-2 chromosome 10, M.esculenta_v8, whole genome shotgun sequence:
- the LOC110625056 gene encoding pentatricopeptide repeat-containing protein At1g12620, which yields MTMAPWSRFQLQLQRALGTIHSPTLFLFANCFHSSSPNFTDAHKGALFFRYKFESASFTHLDDALACFDRIIHMHPLPSRVEFNRFLSALVRMKHHQTVISLSKIIESLGIYHSIYSLNILINCFCHLHLVDFGFSILGKILKSGLEPDIVTFSTLVKGLCVKGLTDQALDFLDDVVAAGYQPSVCTYNIMVNGICKFGKTSEAIGFLKGMVERGCEADVVTYNAVIDALCKDKLVVEALELFSQMRNKGILPDVSTYNCLIHGLCNLGKHNQALSLLKEMVGQNISPDSFTFNILINALCKKGLFSDAQNIIKIMVQRGVEPNLVTYQTLIHGLCYLHKGKEALALLNEMARKNISPDVLTFNILIDTLSKEGMVSEGREIVNMMIQRGIKPDVVTYNSLMDGYCLLNQMNEARKVFDSMIADGIVNVFSYSILINGYCKIKRIDEAIELFDEMPKKGLVPDIVTFNTVIQGLCAAGRTWTAQELFKNMYSHSQQPDKTTFSILLHGLCKNGHLDEALVLFKAIENSRLELDLMFYNILIDGMCKAGKIDDAKELFSRLVENGLQPDVYTYTSITKGLCRQGLLDEAYKAFREMEELKCLPNECSYNVIIQGFLRNKDVMRASEFINDMVGKGFSADATTFELVVHLLCSDDLMLTKLGNKYEVSKGVNLN from the coding sequence ATGACAATGGCGCCTTGGAGCAGATTCCAACTTCAATTGCAAAGGGCTTTGGGTACCATTCACTCTCCAACCCTATTCTTATTTGCAAATTGTTTCCATTCTTCTTCTCCTAATTTCACTGATGCACATAAAGGTGCACTTTTCTTCAGATATAAGTTCGAATCTGCTTCTTTTACTCACCTTGATGATGCTTTGGCTTGCTTTGATCGCATAATTCATATGCATCCTCTTCCTTCTAGAGTTGAATTTAATCGATTTTtatctgctctcgtcagaatgAAACATCACCAGACTGTCATTTCCTTGTCCAAAATAATTGAATCGCTAGGGATCTATCACAGTATTTATTCTCTAAACATCTTGATTAATTGCTTCTGCCATTTGCACCTTGTAGATTTTGGCTTCTCTATTTTGGGGAAAATCCTTAAATCTGGATTGGAGCCTGACATTGTTACATTTAGTACCTTAGTTAAAGGGCTCTGTGTAAAGGGTCTAACTGATCAAGCATTAGACTTTCTTGATGACGTGGTTGCAGCAGGCTACCAACCTAGTGTTTGTACTTACAATATCATGGTCAATGGTATCTGTAAATTTGGGAAAACAAGTGAGGCTATTGGGTTTCTAAAGGGAATGGTTGAAAGGGGTTGTGAGGCAGATGTTGTGACATACAATGCAGTCATTGATGCCCTTTGCAAGGATAAGCTAGTCGTTGAGGCTTTAGAACTTTTCTCTCAAATGAGGAATAAAGGCATTTTACCTGATGTTAGTACTTACAACTGTTTAATTCATGGGCTTTGCAATTTAGGCAAACATAATCAAGCTTTGTCCTTGTTGAAAGAAATGGTGGGACAAAACATATCACCAGATAGTTTTACCTTCAACATATTGATTAACGCTCTCTGCAAGAAGGGATTGTTTTCAGATGCTCAAAATATAATCAAGATAATGGTTCAAAGAGGTGTGGAGCCTAATTTGGTCACATATCAAACCTTGATTCATGGCTTGTGCTATTTACATAAGGGGAAGGAAGCTTTGGCCTTGTTAAATGAAATGGCGAGGAAGAATATATCACCAGACGTTCTTACCTTCAATATATTGATTGACACTCTTTCTAAGGAAGGAATGGTTTCAGAGGGACGAGAAATTGTCAATATGATGATTCAAAGGGGCATAAAGCCTGATGTTGTCACTTACAATTCATTAATGGATGGATATTGTCTACTTAACCAAATGAATGAAGCTAGAAAAGTATTTGATTCGATGATAGCTGATGGAATAGTTAATGTTTTTAGCTATAGCATCTTGATTAATGGATATTGCAAGATCAAAAGGATAGATGAAGCAATCGAACTTTTTGATGAAATGCCTAAAAAAGGTTTAGTTCCTGACATTGTTACCTTTAATACTGTTATACAGGGCTTGTGTGCCGCAGGGAGGACGTGGACTGCACAAGAGCTTTTCAAGAACATGTATTCTCATAGTCAGCAGCCAGATAAAACAACTTTCTCAATTTTGCTGCATGGGTTATGCAAAAATGGACACCTTGATGAGGCACTCGTACTATTTAAAGCAATAGAAAATAGTCGGTTGGAGCTTGATCttatgttttataatattttgattGATGGTATGTGCAAAGCTGGGAAGATTGATGATGCCAAGGAGCTATTTTCTAGGCTCGTTGAAAATGGTTTACAACCTGATGTTTATACATATACTTCAATTACAAAAGGACTTTGCAGACAAGGTTTACTGGATGAAGCATACAAGGCTTTTAGAGAAATGGAAGAGCTTAAATGTTTGCCAAACGAATGCAGTTATAATGTGATTATTCAAGGGTTTCTTAGGAATAAAGATGTAATGAGAGCAAGTGAATTTATTAATGACATGGTTGGTAAGGGATTTTCTGCAGATGCCACGACATTTGAGTTGGTAGTTCATTTATTATGTAGTGATGATCTTATGTTGACAAAACTAGGAAATAAATATGAAGTTTCTAAAGGTGTAAATCTGAATTGA